A genomic window from Neoarius graeffei isolate fNeoGra1 chromosome 5, fNeoGra1.pri, whole genome shotgun sequence includes:
- the LOC132885822 gene encoding cAMP-responsive element modulator-like, whose amino-acid sequence MLSEKFANEPAAPIRGEGSTYYSSSRVEISAFKPEGGVQMSSDPSDQGFINIGSASGSPNPGPSFIQRHAFPGVGTRYYVPAEKLVLKAASGYQFCAPTTGLQQGDAMESSTGPLHSCQQPEEEEASRKRELRLMKNRQAAKECRRRKREYINCLESHVAMLQEENKKLMEEINYLKGISDDKLSSKGQTA is encoded by the coding sequence atgctttcagaaAAGTTTGCAAACGAGCCAGCTGCTCCCATTCGTGGAGAAGGGAGCACCTACTACAGCAGCAGCAGAGTCGAGATTTCTGCCTTCAAGCCTGAGGGTGGTGTGCAGATGAGCAGTGATCCAAGTGATCAGGGTTTCATCAACATCGGATCTGCTTCAGGCTCTCCAAATCCTGGCCCTTCCTTTATCCAGCGCCATGCATTTCCTGGAGTTGGGACTCGATACTATGTCCCTGCCGAGAAACTGGTCCTCAAAGCTGCTTCTGGTTATCAGTTCTGTGCTCCCACCACCGGCCTGCAGCAGGGTGATGCGATGGAGAGCTCAACAGGTCCTCTGCACAGCTGTCAGCAGCCTGAAGAAGAGGAGGCCTCACGGAAGAGGGAGCTCCGCTTGATGAAGAACAGGCAGGCAGCGAAAGAGTGTCGCCGCAGGAAAAGAGAGTACATCAACTGCCTGGAGAGCCATGTCGCCATGCTGCAAGAGGAGAACAAAAAACTCATGGAGGAGATCAATTACCTGAAGGGGATTTCGGATGACAAGTTAAGTTCCAAGGGACAGACTGCATGA